A window from Sebastes fasciatus isolate fSebFas1 chromosome 22, fSebFas1.pri, whole genome shotgun sequence encodes these proteins:
- the LOC141760246 gene encoding endonuclease domain-containing 1 protein-like — translation MMPTPVNCALPLASVVAVLTCVLLQGAQAGVVGDFNHVERCKDSLFMGTPPRGYLSNSFTKICQRYEDKPRYVTLYDPHRHIPIYSAYTFKKSDGEKKVDFPWMFEPQLASEKSSSNMEPFPQSSNMHMNFEDTQAVLEDYADVVQYERGQLNPDEHQADPLDKASTYSLTNVVPQIREFNIGPWAEHQDLIRKRLNNYCRGKAFVVTGITTSGHTIRRNNLDRVAVPEYVWSAYCCVEFDQNAPYFVRYKFPVFAAYGLNDRVNNHMVEVPLKNLEKFLKGRMDVDKNFQIFYSDCVPDN, via the exons ATGATGCCTACACCGGTAAACTGCGCCTTACCCCTGGCATCTGTCGTGGCCGTGCTGACCTGTGTGCTGCTGCAGGGGGCCCAGGCAGGAGTGGTGGGAGACTTCAACCATGTGGAGCGCTGTAAGGACTCTCTCTTCATGGGCACTCCACCCAGAGGCTACCTCAGCAACTCTTTTACCAAGATCTGCCAGAGATACGAGGACAAACCCCGTTATGTCACCCTGTACGACCCCCACAGACACATCCCCATCTATTCGGCCTACACATTCAAGAAGTCAGACGGCGAGAAGAAGGTGGACTTCCCGTGGATGTTTGAACCCCAG TTGGCCTCAGAGAAGAGCAGCAGTAACATGGAGCCCTTCCCCCAATCTTCAAACATGCATATGAACTTTGAGGACACCCAGGCAGTCCTGGAGGACTACGCCGACGTGGTTCAGTACGAACGCGGCCAGCTAAACCCCGACGAGCATCAGGCCGACCCTCTGGACAAAGCCTCCACCTACAGCTTGACCAACGTGGTACCCCAGATCAGGGAGTTCAACATAGGTCCCTGGGCGGAACACCAGGACCTCATCCGCAAACGTCTCAACAACTACTGCCGCGGCAAAGCCTTCGTGGTCACCGGGATCACCACCTCCGGGCACACGATCCGTCGCAACAACCTGGACCGGGTGGCCGTGCCGGAGTACGTGTGGTCGGCCTACTGCTGCGTCGAGTTTGACCAAAACGCGCCGTACTTTGTGCGCTACAAGTTCCCCGTGTTTGCGGCGTACGGGCTGAATGATCGCGTCAACAACCACATGGTGGAAGTTCCTCTCAAGAACCTGGAGAAGTTTCTCAAGGGGAGGATGGATGTGGATAAGAACTTCCAGATTTTCTATAGTGACTGTGTGCCAGATAACTGA
- the LOC141760247 gene encoding endonuclease domain-containing 1 protein-like: MAFWAQTFLLVNLITSAVRGRVEEELSPECRQFLYMETPPTGLEHHSLRFICQRYNKKPRYVTLYDTVDHIPVYSAYTFKRSEGEKCVDVPWMYEPQLSTSSDTDEMQPFPRGYMHMNFEDAQAVLDDYINAVLYERGTLNPDEHQDDPDDKASTYTLTNVVPVVPDFNNGVWNKQEHIVRQRLNNYCRGTAYIVTGITTSGNMIRRENINRVAVPVHVWSAYCCADYDHNAPYSERYKFPSFAYYGLNEEENNEMVEFSVQKLKEFLKKTTFVDQNFQIFVGDCVPPGSSKN, translated from the exons ATGGCATTTTGGGCGCAGACTTTCCTGCTTGTCAACCTAATAACATCAGCGGTAAGAGGGAGAGTGGAAGAAGAGCTGTCTCCAGAATGCAGACAATTCCTCTACATGGAAACACCACCGACCGGGCTGGAGCACCACTCCCTCCGCTTCATTTGTCAACGTTACAACAAGAAGCCACGCTACGTGACGCTGTACGACACCGTGGACCATATACCTGTGTACTCTGCGTACACTTTCAAGCGCTCAGAAGGGGAAAAATGCGTGGATGTCCCGTGGATGTATGAACCGCAG CTATCTACATCCTCTGATACAGACGAGATGCAGCCCTTCCCACGTGGTTACATGCACATGAATTTCGAAGATGCCCAAGCTGTTCTGGACGATTACATAAACGCCGTCCTTTACGAGCGCGGCACCCTCAACCCAGACGAGCATCAGGACGACCCTGACGACAAGGCCTCCACCTACACCCTCACCAACGTCGTGCCCGTGGTGCCGGACTTCAACAACGGCGTCTGGAACAAACAGGAGCACATCGTCCGCCAACGGCTTAACAACTACTGCCGCGGAACAGCGTACATCGTCACAGGTATCACCACCTCGGGGAACATGATCCGTCGGGAAAACATCAACCGCGTAGCAGTGCCCGTGCACGTGTGGTCTGCCTATTGCTGCGCTGACTACGACCACAACGCACCTTATAGTGAGCGCTACAAGTTCCCATCTTTTGCCTACTACGGCCTGAATGAGGAGGAGAACAACGAGATGGTTGAATTCTCCGTCCAGAAACTGAAGGAGTTCCTCAAGAAGACAACCTTTGTAGACCAGAACTTTCAGATCTTTGTGGGTGACTGTGTCCCACCAGGGTCcagtaaaaactaa
- the ufsp1 gene encoding ufm1-specific protease 1 isoform X2 — protein MLYPARHFLSHLINLGDYLYFHYGCDGQDDRGWGCGYRTIQTMASWLCHNCCPLEVKRRPPPSLPEIQQALVTMGDKPDSCSGSREWIGTFEASLVLDYFYDVPCKVVHVRGGGAELEHVAVEELYQHFDKHGSPVMMGGDRDNSSKGILGVCTGDEGSYLLVVDPHYYGGQLEKTELQRRGWVAWKRVSSLDQSSFYNLCMPQTAKKGT, from the exons ATGCTTTACCCTGCTCGCCATTTCCTTTCCCATTTAATCAATTTAG GAGACTACCTCTACTTCCATTATGGCTGTGATGGACAAGACGACAGAGGCTGGGGATGTGGCTACCGCACCATCCAGACTATGGCTTCCTGGCTTTGCCATAACTGCTGTCCTCTTGAGGTCAAacgcagacctccaccaagccTCCCAGAGATCCAGCAAGCCTTGGTCACCATGGGGGACAAACCAGACTCCTGCTCCGGCTCCAGGGAGTGGATAGGAACATTCGAAGCCTCCCTGGTCCTCGACTATTTCTACGATGTTCCCTGCAAAGTGGTGCACGTTAGAGGTGgaggagcagagctggagcatGTTGCAGTGGAGGAGCTCTATCAGCACTTTGACAAGCATGGATCTCCAGTGATGATGGGAGGGGACAGGGACAACTCCTCCAAGGGGATATTAGGGGTGTGCACTGGGGACGAGGGCAGCTACTTGCTAGTCGTTGACCCTCACTACTATGGAGGTCAGCTGGAGAAGACAGAGCTGCAGAGGCGGGGGTGGGTGGCGTGGAAAAGAGTGTCATCTCTGGATCAGTCTTCATTTTATAATCTGTGTATGCCTCAGACTGCCAAAAAAGGAACATAA
- the ufsp1 gene encoding ufm1-specific protease 1 isoform X3, whose amino-acid sequence MASWLCHNCCPLEVKRRPPPSLPEIQQALVTMGDKPDSCSGSREWIGTFEASLVLDYFYDVPCKVVHVRGGGAELEHVAVEELYQHFDKHGSPVMMGGDRDNSSKGILGVCTGDEGSYLLVVDPHYYGGQLEKTELQRRGWVAWKRVSSLDQSSFYNLCMPQTAKKGT is encoded by the coding sequence ATGGCTTCCTGGCTTTGCCATAACTGCTGTCCTCTTGAGGTCAAacgcagacctccaccaagccTCCCAGAGATCCAGCAAGCCTTGGTCACCATGGGGGACAAACCAGACTCCTGCTCCGGCTCCAGGGAGTGGATAGGAACATTCGAAGCCTCCCTGGTCCTCGACTATTTCTACGATGTTCCCTGCAAAGTGGTGCACGTTAGAGGTGgaggagcagagctggagcatGTTGCAGTGGAGGAGCTCTATCAGCACTTTGACAAGCATGGATCTCCAGTGATGATGGGAGGGGACAGGGACAACTCCTCCAAGGGGATATTAGGGGTGTGCACTGGGGACGAGGGCAGCTACTTGCTAGTCGTTGACCCTCACTACTATGGAGGTCAGCTGGAGAAGACAGAGCTGCAGAGGCGGGGGTGGGTGGCGTGGAAAAGAGTGTCATCTCTGGATCAGTCTTCATTTTATAATCTGTGTATGCCTCAGACTGCCAAAAAAGGAACATAA
- the ufsp1 gene encoding ufm1-specific protease 1 isoform X1 — protein MKQICPKAPEGIIVSRNIIASAQRGTVIAVTPDDFRMNSPCDEQLGTFLSSNVSHLMQNMDKMDINEAGGCEEIDWGGSGAEEGTIMKNILLKSIHTGLPYPLTDPVKCSLIKGDYLYFHYGCDGQDDRGWGCGYRTIQTMASWLCHNCCPLEVKRRPPPSLPEIQQALVTMGDKPDSCSGSREWIGTFEASLVLDYFYDVPCKVVHVRGGGAELEHVAVEELYQHFDKHGSPVMMGGDRDNSSKGILGVCTGDEGSYLLVVDPHYYGGQLEKTELQRRGWVAWKRVSSLDQSSFYNLCMPQTAKKGT, from the coding sequence ATGAAACAGATTTGTCCAAAAGCTCCTGAAGGCATCATCGTCAGTCGGAACATTATCGCAAGTGCACAGAGGGGGACAGTTATTGCAGTTACACCAGACGACTTCCGGATGAACAGTCCATGTGATGAACAGCTGGGAACATTTTTGAGTTCAAATGTATCACATTTAATGCAAAATATGGATAAAATGGATATAAATGAAGCAGGGGGATGTGAGGAGATTGACTGGGGAGGAAGTGGAGCTGAAGAGGGCACGATTATGAAGAATATCTTATTAAAGAGCATCCACACCGGTCTTCCTTATCCACTCACAGACCCTGTGAAATGTTCTCTGATTAAAGGAGACTACCTCTACTTCCATTATGGCTGTGATGGACAAGACGACAGAGGCTGGGGATGTGGCTACCGCACCATCCAGACTATGGCTTCCTGGCTTTGCCATAACTGCTGTCCTCTTGAGGTCAAacgcagacctccaccaagccTCCCAGAGATCCAGCAAGCCTTGGTCACCATGGGGGACAAACCAGACTCCTGCTCCGGCTCCAGGGAGTGGATAGGAACATTCGAAGCCTCCCTGGTCCTCGACTATTTCTACGATGTTCCCTGCAAAGTGGTGCACGTTAGAGGTGgaggagcagagctggagcatGTTGCAGTGGAGGAGCTCTATCAGCACTTTGACAAGCATGGATCTCCAGTGATGATGGGAGGGGACAGGGACAACTCCTCCAAGGGGATATTAGGGGTGTGCACTGGGGACGAGGGCAGCTACTTGCTAGTCGTTGACCCTCACTACTATGGAGGTCAGCTGGAGAAGACAGAGCTGCAGAGGCGGGGGTGGGTGGCGTGGAAAAGAGTGTCATCTCTGGATCAGTCTTCATTTTATAATCTGTGTATGCCTCAGACTGCCAAAAAAGGAACATAA
- the LOC141761316 gene encoding endonuclease domain-containing 1 protein-like: MHLFCTCVLSFSLLMASPLVSASVSNSFKDCSHFFYMQTPPAGMKGASLRRVCQKYADKLRYATLYDSSRRLALYSAYIFKKSDGKRRMDTPWMYEPQLVSDDESGNMRALPLTEDTPPLIEDSQAVLEDYTDAVEYRRGPLNPDLHQSEPDDKSSTYTLTNVVPLITNFLDASWNLYLDLIRRRLNNFCHGKSFMVTGVTVSGGTLQRGNRDRLAIPKHLWLAYCCPRFDHNSPYEVRFMFPSYGGYALNEQTDHSVVEVPLKTLESFLKSQSDVDSDLTIFYKGCVSESTFRKKRDLISVSV, encoded by the exons ATGCATCTGTTTTGCACCTGCGTCCTGTCCTTCTCCCTGCTGATGGCGTCCCCTCTGGTGAGTGCCAGTGTGTCGAACAGCTTCAAAGACTGCAGCCACTTTTTCTACATGCAGACACCACCTGCGGGGATGAAGGGGGCCAGCCTGAGGAGGGTCTGCCAGAAGTATGCAGACAAGCTGCGCTACGCCACGTTGTATGACAGCAGTCGCCGCCTCGCCCTCTATTCAGCCTACATCTTTAAGAAGTCTGAtgggaagaggaggatggacaCACCGTGGATGTATGAACCACAG TTAGTTTCTGATGATGAGAGTGGCAACATGAGAGCACTCCCCCTCACTGAAGACACCCCCCCTCTGATTGAGGACAGCCAGGCCGTGTTGGAGGACTACACAGATGCTGTAGAATACAGACGTGGCCCGCTGAATCCAGACCTGCACCAATCAGAGCCAGATGACAAATCCTCCACATATACTCTGACCAATGTCGTGCCATTAATCACAAACTTCCTGGACGCTTCCTGGAACCTATACTTGGACCTCATTCGCCGCCGCCTCAATAACTTCTGCCACGGCAAGTCTTTCATGGTGACAGGGGTGACGGTTTCTGGGGGGACCCTCCAACGAGGTAACAGGGACCGCCTGGCAATCCCAAAACACTTATGGCTGGCTTACTGCTGCCCGCGGTTTGACCATAACTCTCCGTATGAGGTGAGGTTCATGTTCCCTAGTTATGGGGGCTATGCATTGAATGAGCAGACTGACCACAGTGTGGTGGAAGTTCCTCTAAAGACGCTGGAGAGCTTCCTCAAGAGCCAGTCAGACGTAGACAGTGACCTGACTATTTTCTATAAGGGTTGTGTGTCAGAAAGCACCTTCAGGAAGAAGAGAGACCTGATCAGTGTTTCAGTATGA